The proteins below are encoded in one region of Salvelinus fontinalis isolate EN_2023a chromosome 10, ASM2944872v1, whole genome shotgun sequence:
- the zcchc9 gene encoding zinc finger CCHC domain-containing protein 9, whose protein sequence is MTRWARANNVHKHKPADATPWSQLRTRGGGAGRGRPGPFGGSGGASSSHGPGGWGRGRGGGGDPLRRTQLGDAGIKKPCRKKKDYDNEDVNGFMEYLQSGGAGASRGGGGAGMEGLREEVETALKKDRRREDRRIKRQDDKKSNMVCFNCRKPGHGLADCPEADRDEEMGRDICYRCGSTEHEIQRCRAKIDPALGEYPYAKCFICSKTGHLSRSCPDNPKGLYAAGGCCRVCGSVEHFQKDCPEHQAASNQVTLGWLSNNMSADHEEVHVPVKKAPPKRAKVVVF, encoded by the exons ATGACGCGATGGGCCAGAGCCAACAACGTCCACAAACACAAACCTGCTGATGCAACGCCCTGGAGCCAGCTTAGAACCAGAGGGGGAGGAGCAGGGAGGGGTCGTCCAGGCCCTTTTGGAGGTTCAGGAGGTGCTAGCTCTAGCCATGGTCCTGGGGGTTGGGGAAgaggtaggggaggagggggagacccTCTGAGGCGAACGCAGCTCGGCGATGCTGGGATTAAGAAGCCCTGTCGGAAGAAGAAAGACTACGACAATGAGGATGTGAACGGCTTCATGGAATACCTTCAGAGTGGCGGGGCTGGGGCGTCCAGGGGAGGCGGAGgggcagggatggagggactcagggaagaggtagagacagccctgaagaaagacaggaggagagaggacaggaggataaaGAGACAGGATGACAAGAAGAGCAACATG gtGTGTTTTAACTGTAGGAAGCCTGGCCACGGGTTGGCTGACTGTCCGGAGGCGGACCGAGACGAGGAGATGGGAAGGGACATCTGCTACCGCTGTGGATCCACAGAACACGAGATCCAACGCTGCCGCGCTAAAATAGATCCtgctctag gggaatACCCGTATGCCAAGTGTTTCATCTGTAGTAAGACTGGTCACCTGTCCAGGTCCTGCCCAGACAACCCCAAAGGACTGTACGCCGCAG GAGGTTGTTGCCgtgtgtgtggttcagtagaGCACTTCCAGAAGGATTGTCCCGAGCACCAGGCTGCAT CTAACCAAGTGACCTTGGGCTGGCTGTCCAATAACATGAGTGCCGACCACGAGGAAGTGCACGTGCCTGTGAAGAAAGCCCCGCCCAAACGGGCCAAGGTAGTGGTCTTCTGA
- the LOC129863220 gene encoding LOW QUALITY PROTEIN: astacin-like metalloendopeptidase (The sequence of the model RefSeq protein was modified relative to this genomic sequence to represent the inferred CDS: deleted 1 base in 1 codon), whose amino-acid sequence MARKLCHELLHTLGLHHKHTRLDRDRYVTIQWESVVPGKEKNFQVKKGDPQNLPYDYNSIMQYGPNFFSADWNPTIVPKKSGVHMGQRTDLRSLNITRLN is encoded by the exons ATGGCGAGGAAGCTGTGCCATGAGCTGCTGCACACCCTGGGCctgcaccacaaacacacacggttGGACCGTGACCGCTACGTCACCATACAGTGGGAGAGCGTGGTCCCAG GAAAAGAGAAGAACTTCCAA GTGAAGAAAGGAGACCCTCAGAACTTGCCCTATGACTACAATTCCATCATGCAATATGGACC GAATTTCTTCTCAGCAGACTGGAACCCCACCATTGTCCCCAAGAAGAGTGGAGTCCATATGGGACAGAGAACTGACCTGCGGTCCCTGAACATAACACGCCTAAATTAA
- the LOC129863778 gene encoding alpha-2B adrenergic receptor, with product MAMTPDITCLSGPGVNLNISFTFGPTPCNQTVLRTPPYSPEATALFATAITLMMILTIVGNILVIIAVLTSRSLRGPQNLFLVSLAAADILVATLIIPFSLANELQGYWAFRSLWCEIYLALDVLFCTSSIAHLCAISLDRYLSISRPVSYGAQRTPARIKAAIVVVWLLSAAISFPPLLSLDKSEGGVEVCELNNERWYILYSTIGSFFAPCLIMIGVYIRIYQIAKQHTRCPPGEKPNPNKTPGNASSNTPSNPTAHAPGPVITLQPKPISQLQHNRGEGGKADGQSKDAVPSKSLPVSSPSSPPPQSETQAKTPTGPQIEPQPQTQPSSPNSVPTSPQPPSPTIARSPTLPLADSQPEETHRQGERQEERQRNTTNDDSFSSGSEAEAEMSEKGKGGRGNGTVKNNGGSKSGGAGLKIKPLSSLTSHKFKKTVATPTSTKLASDRPGKAQATPMSRRKAMVNREKRFTFVLAVVIGVFVICWFPFFFSYSLQAICPETCSLPDPLFKFFFWIGYCNSCLNPVIYTIFNQDFRKAFKKILCRDTKGTNF from the coding sequence ATGGCCATGACCCCAGATATTACATGCCTGTCAGGGCCAGGGGTGAACCTGAACATCAGCTTCACCTTCGGCCCCACCCCCTGCAACCAGACAGTACTGCGAACCCCACCCTATTCCCCAGAGGCCACTGCGTTGTTCGCCACCGCGATCACCCTCATGATGATCCTCACCATCGTGGGCAACATCCTGGTCATCATCGCCGTACTGACCTCGCGTTCGCTCCGCGGCCCACAGAACCTCTTCCTGGTCTCGCTGGCCGCAGCCGACATCCTGGTGGCTACCCTCATCATCCCCTTCTCGCTGGCCAATGAGCTTCAGGGATACTGGGCATTCCGCTCACTGTGGTGTGAGATCTACCTGGCGTTGGACGTCCTCTTCTGCACGTCCTCCATCGCTCACCTCTGTGCCATCTCTTTGGACCGCTACCTGTCCATCTCCCGGCCCGTGTCCTATGGCGCCCAACGGACCCCCGCACGCATCAAGGCGGCAATCGTGGTGGTCTGGCTTCTCTCGGCCGccatctccttccctcccctcctctccctggataagagtgagggaggggtggaggtgtgTGAGCTGAACAACGAGCGTTGGTATATTCTCTACTCCACCATCGGCTCATTCTTCGCCCCGTGTCTCATCATGATCGGGGTTTACATCAGGATCTACCAGATCGCCAAGCAACACACAAGATGTCCGCCAGGGGAAAAACCCAACCCTAACAAAACCCCCGGCAACGCGTCTAGCAACACTCCTAGCAACCCAACAGCCCACGCACCTGGACCTGTCATTACCCTCCAGCCCAAGCCTATCAGCCAACTACAGCACaacagaggggagggagggaaagcagACGGACAATCCAAGGATGCCGTACCTTCGAAGagtctccctgtctcctccccctcgTCTCCTCCTCCCCAGAGCGAGACCCAGGCCAAGACCCCTACTGGCCCACAGATTGAACCACAACCCCAGACCCAGCCTTCTTCACCAAACTCTGTCCCCACCTCACCCCAGCCTCCTTCACCCACCATAGCTCGCTCCCCCACACTCCCCCTTGCAGACAGCCAACCTGAGGAGACCCACAGACAGggtgagagacaggaggagagacagagaaacaccaCCAATGATGACAGCTTCAGCTCTGGCTCCGAGGCAGAAGCAGAGATGAGTGAAAAAGgaaagggggggagagggaaCGGGACAGTTAAGAATAATGGAGGATCAAAGTCTGGAGGTGCAGGGTTAAAAATTaaacctctctcttctctgaccTCTCACAAGTTCAAAAAGACTGTTGCCACACCCACCAGCACAAAGCTGGCCTCTGACAGGCCAGGGAAGGCCCAGGCCACGCCAATGTCTCGGCGCAAGGCCATGGTGAACCGCGAGAAGCGCTTCACGTTTGTCCTGGCTGTGGTAATCGGGGTGTTTGTCATCTGTTGGTTCCCTTTCTTCTTCTCCTACTCGCTGCAGGCCATCTGTCCTGAGACCTGCTCTCTCCCTGATCCCCTCTTCAAGTTCTTCTTCTGGATTGGCTACTGCAACTCCTGTCTGAACCCTGTCATATACACCATCTTCAACCAGGACTTCAGGAAGGCCTTCAAGAAGATCCTCTGTAGGGACACCAAGGGGACAAACTTCTAG